The genomic region CTCCTTAAGAGACCCCACGGGTCAAAGGGACTCCTTGGACGTGGCGAATCTCGAGATCCTCTGGATAATTCAGATCAAAAAAGCCCTGACATCGAATCTGCACATCGTAGATCTGTCAGGGCAGCAAGTTTTCTTGTGCGCCTTCTTGAGCGGCTAGGATAGGACCATCGTCTCGTCTATGAATTCCACGAGTGTTGCGGCTTTGTCTTCAACCTGTTCAACGACACTATCCCGGTCTCTTCTTACCGAAAACAGGTCATCGGTGATGCTCATCGCGGCAAGAATGGCTATCCTCGTTCCAGACTGCGTCGATGACAGGGATTCTTCTACTTCTCTCATTTCTTTGTCGACGTAGCTGGCAACATCAGCGATATAGTTTGAATCGGCTTTCGCCTTGACAGTGTACTCCTGGCCAAATATGGATACTCTTACCAAGTTTTGCTGCTCATCTTGCATGTCTCACCCCTCGTTATCCATGGTTGGAATCAGACGAAAGTCTAAAACTCCTCAAGAAGATCGAGAAGATTTCTGATCTTTTTTTCAATCTTCTTCCGGGACTCCTCAGGAAAAGAGATCTTATCCCCTGCCCCCTGCTGGCTGATGCGAGCTCTGCTTAATTCTTGCGAAAGTTCTTTGACTCGCTTTTCCAGGGAATCGAAATTGGGAAACGAAATTTCCATCTACCGTAATTTAGCATCCAAATCTTTTGAAGCCTTGGAAATTATCTTCGAGATGATGCCGTCCACCTCCTCATCGGTGAGGGTTCGGTCAGTCTTCTGAAAGAAGAGATTAAACGTGAGACTCTTATGCCCTTCCTCCACCTGATCCCCTTCGTAAAGATCGTAGATGGAGACTCTCCTTAATGTCCGGGTTCCGCTTTCTCTCAGGAGCGACTCCATGTCTCCTGCCGAAATATCGCTCTTCACCATGAACGACAGATCCCTCGATATACCCGGATACTGTGAAGCGCCAACATGCCGAAAGGGTTGAGACCGAATCTTCCTGACGGTTTCCAGGGTCAGGGCAAAACCCCACACATCGATTTCAATATCAAAGTTAGCAAGTATGGAACCGGGAAAACGACCGAATTGACAAACGGACGGACCGTCACCGGTCGCGAGAGCCAGACCCGGGGAGAAAAAGGTGTCATGAGGCAGAGGTACAAACCGGTAATCGTGGAGCCTGAGAAATCGGCTCAAGGATTCCAGATAACCTTTCAATGCGAAGAAATCGTTCTTAAGTGGTTCTCTTCTCCACTGTTTGGGACTCTTCTCGCCGCACATCACGCCGCCAAATTCCTCGCGCTCAGCACACCCCGTCTGAGAGCTCTTGTCACGAACGAAAGTATCGCCATGTTCGAAAAACGCCAGGTTATGTTCACCTCTCCTCAGGTTGAACGCTACCGACGCAAAGAGACCCGGAAAGAGCGAAGTTCGGAGGAGGGACATTTCGGTACTCAAGGGATTTTGGAGTCTTACCGCTTTTTCAGCAAAAAAACCTTCCACTTGCTTCGGACTCAGAAGACTGTTCGTCACCGTTTCGTTGAAACCGAGACCCGCGAAGAACCGCTTGAGTCCTGTGATGTCCGTCAATGGATCTCCCACATCATTCCCTAACCACCCCTTGTATGAGAAATCTGGGACAATCCTGTTGTACCCGTACACCCTCGCGAGTTCCTCCGTCAGGTCAACGGGGCGCAGCAGATCCGGACGGAACGTGGGCGCCTTGCATTCGTAACCCCCGGGGGACTCGGAAAAGGATATTTCCAATCCTTTGAAAGTCTTCCTCACGAATTCCGGCTTAAAATCGATCCCGGCAATGGCGGAGGCGTTTTCGTGACGAAAGTGGATCCTCGGCGGCTCCTTCTGAAGCGGATATACATCGACCACTCCCTTGAGAACCTCACCTCCGGCTGTCTCCGCGAGGAGAGCCGCTGTCCTGTCCAATGCTCTGAGGAGTCCTTCGTAGTCGGTTCCCCTCTCAAACCGCTTGGACGCTTCTGTCCTGAGGCCGAAAGATTTGGCCCCCTTCCGTACAGTGACGGGATCAAAATATGCGCTCTCGATCAAAACGTTCTTCGTAGCTTCTGAGACTTCGGAATTTTCTCCTCCCATAATTCCCGCAAGGGCAACAGGATTATTCGCGTCGCAGATGAGTAAGTGTTCCTCGCTCAACGTCCGGTCTTCACCTTCGAGAGTTACGAGCGTTTCGCCTTTCTTCGCCGTACGTACAACGATTTTTCCCCCGGCAATTCGGCCAAGATCAAATGTGTGAAGAGGATGCCCCATCTCCATCAGCACGTAATTAGATACGTCCACAATATTGTTGATAGCCCGCAATCCCACAATTTCAAGGCGGTCTTTCATCCAGGACGGGGAGACCCCAACCTTAACATTTCTCACAATGCGGCAGGCGTACCTGGGACATTTCTCCGCGATTTCTATCTCTACCTTAATCAGGTCGGAGGCGAGATCGGATGATTCCTCAAGGATTAGCTCCGGGTATTTGAGCTTCCGGTCGGTGAGAACCGCAATCTCGCGGGCTATGCCCAGATGTGACATACAGTCGGGACGGTTGGGCGTTATCTCGATGTCTAGCGCTTTCCCTTGAATAACGACATCCGATTCCAGTCCGGCGTCGGTGAGGAGATCTGCAACCTTATCTGGTTCAAGGGAAATGTCGACAAATTCTCTGAGCCAGTCGATAGAAACAATCATACGAATTGTCTCAGGAAGCGAACGTCACTATTGAAGAACAGTCGAATATCGTCAATCTGGTATTTCAGCATGGCCAGTTTCTCGATCCCCATGCCAAAGGCATAACCTGTCCATTCCTCCGGATCGTAGCCCACGTGTCTGAAGACCTCAGGATCGACCATCCCGCACCCCAGAATCTCCACCCATCCTTTGTTCTTGCAGGCTGGGCAGCCACTTCCTCCGCAAAGAAGACACGAAATATCAACTTCGGCGCTCGGTTCTGTGAAAGGGAAAAAGCTGGGTCGAAACCGGAACTTCACATCGTCCCCGAAGAATTTCCCCACGAAGAATTCGAGGGTCCCCTTCAGCTCGGCAAACGAAACACTTCGGTTGATGTAAAGTCCTTCTACCTGGTGAAACAGACAATAGCTCCTGACGCTAACGGCCTCGTTGCGGTATACCCGACCGGGGACAATGACACGCAAAGGAGGCTGTTCCTTTTCCATAATATGAATCTGGGTATTGGAGGTGTGCGTTCGAAGGACCACATCTTCCGACACGTAGAAGGTATCTTGCATATCCCGGGCCGGGTGATGCTTTGGTATGTTGAGGGCTTCAAAATTGTGGTAGTCGTCGTCAATTTCGGGGCCATATGCGACTGAAAATCCAATGGATGTAAAGATATTCTTCACATCCTGCATGGTATGCTCGACCGGATGCAAAGTCCCAAATCGTACAGAATCACCAGGAAGATTGAGATCAAGGTGGGTGGGCTGTGTCTCGCTTTTCGAGACAGTCACTTTCCGCAGCGCGGCAATTCGATCTTCAATTTCCTTCTTGAGATTATTGAGAATCATACCGGCCTCGGACCGGGATTCCTTCGGTTGAACAGGCACCTGATCAAATAGCGAGGGAATTTTTCCTTTCCGCCCCAGATACCGTATCCTCAGACTGTCGAGAGCCTCCATGGAAGCATCCAGCTGCTCCACTTCGCGGGCAAACTCCCTCCCGGCTTCTTCGATCTGCTTCAGTAACGGCACATCGATTGTCCTGTGATGAACATAAGGATTAGGCAGAAAGTTGTCGGATCGTTTCAGATGGTCGAGGCAAATCCGCTTACGAAGAATCGGCGAATTACTTCACGGGAAAGCAGATTGTCATCTACTTGCCAGAAGCCGCTCGTACGATGGCGGTGAACGCATCGGGTTCGTGAACGGCCAGATGGGCCAGCATCTTGCGATTGATTTCGATATTTTTTGCCTTCAGATCGAAAAGCAATCTGGAATAGGAGGTACCGTTGAGACGGGCAGCCGCGTTTATTCTTGTGATCCACAATCTTCTGAAATTTCTCCTTCTCAGACGACGATCTCTGTAATTGTACAGCATCGCCCTATCAACAGCGTCCTTGGCGGTTTTGTACAGACGGCTTCTGGCACCGTAGTAGCCCTTCGCCTTTTTCAGTATCTTCTTATGTCTTTTCTTACGAGCAACCGAACTCGATACCCGGGTCATGATTTTCTCCTAGATTCCAAGCATTTTTCTTACACGATTCTTATCCGCCAAACTCACATTATTCTTGCGCCTCAATTGGCGTTTTCTGTTTGGGCTTTTTTTCTTCAACAGGTGTGTCCGGTTCGCCTTGTTCTTGCGAATCACCCCTGTCTTCGTTACGGAGAATCTCTTAGCTGCTCCTCTCCTCGTTTTCATCTTTGGCATGTCAACTCCCAGATTTCGGTGCCATCATAATGGAAAATCGTCTTCCCTCCAGCTCACCCCTCTTCTCAATTTCAGCCACACCGTCGAGGGCAGCCTGAATTCTCTTGAGTAAGTCCTCTCCCAGATCCTGCCTTGCCATTTCCCTACCACGATACATGATCGTTATTTTTACCTTGAAGCCCTCTGCGAGGAATCTGGTGGCATTGCGAATTTTTGTCTCAAAATCATTGTCGTCAATCCGGGGTCGAAATCTAACCTCTTTTATCCGAATTACATGCTGTCTTTTCTTGCTTTCGTGGTCCTTTTTCTTTTGGTCATACTTAAGCTTTCCATAATCAATGAGCCGGGCCACGGGTGGTTTTGCATTGGGCGCCACTTCCACGAGATCCAAACCTGCTTTCTGAGCTGTCTGAAGCGCTTCGTCGAGAGGTACAATCCCCAACTGTTCCCCGTCCTCCGCAATCAATCTCAGTTCGCTTGCCCTGATTCGATGATTTATCCGAATTTTGTTTATGTCGATTCCTTCACCCTCCTTTTGTCTTCAATCTCAGCGACCAATTGGCGAATCAGAGTATCCGTCTTCTTCTGACCCAGGTCACCCAGAAACCGCCGCCGAACGGACACTGTTTGCCCTTTCGCCTCGGCTTCACCCACGATTAACATAACGTTCACTTTCTGCAATTCAGCCTGCCTTATCCTTGCACCAATCTTGTCTGGCCGGCTGTCTATCTCTACCCTCAAACCCGCATCAAACAGTTTTTGCTTCACACCCATGGCGTAGTCCGAAGACTTATCAGAGACAGGCAAGACCACAACCTGTACGGGGGCGAGCCAGAGCGGGAAATCGCCACCACAGTGTTCAATATACACTCCGATGAAACGTTCCAGTGAACCCAGAAGCGCTCGATGAATCATGACAGGCCGCTTATCACGCCCATCCTCATCAACATAGGTCAACTCGAACCTCTCCGGAAGGGTTAAGTCGAGCTGAAAAGTGCTGAGCTGATGATATCTCTGCAGAGCATCTCTTACATTGAAGTCTATCTTCGGTCCGTAAAACGCCCCTTCGCCTGGTTCAACCAGATAATCAATCCCGTGTTCAGTGAGAATCTTCTCAAGTAATGTTTCAGCTTCATCCCATAACTCCTTATCTCCCAATGCCTTTTCTGGTCTTGTACTCAGCACAACCTCTGTTTTTTCGAAACCGAAGGGTTCAAACGCCTTTTCGAACATTTCGAGGAGTGAGTCCATCTCCCGGGCAACCTGTTTCCGGGTGCAAAAGATGTGTGAATCGTCCTGACTGAAACTCCTCACCCGGGTGAGCCCCGAGATAACACCAGCTTTCTCTGATCTATGGAGGCGCCCGAAGTCGGCGAGTCGTATTGGGAGATCCCTGTAGGATCTCAGTTCAGAAGAATAGAACAGGGTATGGGCGGGACAGTTCATGGGTTTAAGGCCGAAATCACGCTTGCCCAGCTTCACGTGATACATGTAGTCACGGAACAGATCCCAGTGCCCGGATGTTTTCCACAATTCCACGTCATAGATTTCCGGTGATATGACTTCCTGGTAGTGGTATTCGCGGTAAAGTTCACGGATGAATCTCACAAGCTCGTTGTAAATGACCGTTCCCTTTGGCAGAAAGAATGGGCTTCCGGGTGAATACCTGTGGAACATGAACAGGCTCAGTTCTTTTCCAAGTTTCCGGTGATCCCGCTCCCTCGCCTTCCTGAGCAATTCCAGGTATCCTTCCAGTTCTTCCCCTGTGGGAAAGGCGGTTCCGTAGATCCGCTGAAGCATCGGGTTGTTTTCGTCACCCCGCCAGTACGCCCCTGCCGTATTGAGGAGTTGAAAGTGCTTGATCAGCCCTGTTGAAGGAAGATGGGGGCCTCTACATAGGTCGATGAACTTTCCCTGCGAATAGGCCGATATCACTTCACCATCTTCGAATTCGTCGATCATTTCCAGTTTGTATGTTTCTCCAAGGTCGCCAAAGAGCTTGATGGCCTCTTCTTTCGAAAGGACGCGCCTTTCCACATAAAGATCTTCATCGGATAATTCCCTCATCCGCTTCTCAATCCTGGCGAGGTCTTCCTCACTGAACGATTGATCCACGTCAAAGTCGTAATAAAACCTGTTCTCTATGGCTGGTCCGATGGTGATCTTTGCATCCGGAAAGAGCTCCTTTACCGCCTGTGCCATAAGGTGGGCCGTGCTGTGAAGAAGAAGGTGATGGCCTTCCTCTGAATTGGCGGTCACCACTTCAAGTTCCGAATCCGCCTCCAGGACTCGATTCCAGTCTCTCAGCTCGCCATTCACCTTAACCGCGAATGCGTTCTTCGTCAAACTGGGATCTATGTCCTGGAATACTTCAGAAGCGGGTGTACCGGAAGGATACGTGCGCGGATTGTGTCCTGGGACTGTAACAGTAATCTCTTTCATACTGAGCGGTCATCTGATCATCTCGGCGAGATAAATAAGGCGTCGTCGAAGAGATCCTCTGGATGTGGGCGATACTGGACTTGAACCAGTGACCTCTTGCATGTCAAGCAAGCACTCTAACCAACTGAGCTAATCGCCCCGGTTCGTTCTGGAGCCAACAAAATCACCGGTAACCTTCCCGACACTGTTCGGGACAAGGCACTCCCCTCCTGCTCCCCTGCCAGCCCTCATTCTTCGGGAGCAGGCTGGCGATCCCTCCTCGGCGGCAGAGGGCGGGCAGGTAACCAACTGAGCTAATCACCTCAGATTTCTCAGGTGCCAAGCTATGTATCACGGAAAAACAAACCGAGGAAAATTAAAACCCCTGTCGTCCTAAAGTCAACATAATGTACACGGTAAAGTCTTGACTGTCCTCAAAATCCGGGAGGGGCCAGGGTGTTGTCATATGTCACCTGATCAGTGAGCACTTCCACCGCCTTGAGAATGGCAGGATCATCGTCGAATGAGGACGCGATCCGGGCATGATTCCCGCCAAGGATAGAGGAGAACTCCCTCTCAAGACCAATGGAAAGAGATTCTCTTTCCACGTCGAATCTGTCGACGGTCGCCTCCTCAAAGTCGTCAAAGTACTTCTCGAGCACATTGAGGGAATGTTCCAATCGTTTGTTCTCGTGGACGGTACTATCCAGCGAAGAGATAAACGACCTAAACTGTTTTTCGCCCTTCATATTAATCCGGACATCTTTTGACTTGACGTATTCTCTGAACTGTGTGAGGATCATGTCATCGATTATGACCGGGATTCTCATCTCGTTGTCCAACAAATAGAGAGTCGCGAACTTGAAGAAGAGGCCTCGTCTCCAGCATTCCCGGGTGAGAGGGGGGGGTACTATTGCACGATCCAACAGAATGTCGGGCGTGATGCCTCCGTTGGCCCTCACCTCCCTTCCTTTTCTTGTAACAAAAATTGAATCCTCTTGAGCGGTACCCATCATGATCTCTTCGTCGAGATAATCTGGCTTCTGGATGAGCCTGCCGGAGGGCATATAGTATTTCGCCGTCGTCAGTTTCAGCGATCTCTCCGGATCCAGGGGATAGACTGACTGAACAAGTCCCTTTCCGAATGATTTGAATCCGATGATGATGCCGCGATCGAGATCCTGAACTACGCCTGAAACGATTTCACTGGCCGAGGCGGTTCCCCCGTCAATCAGGACAGTTAGGGCCATGGATGAATCCACGATAGGCTCCGTCTGCGAAACAAACTCACGTTCTGCTTCGTCGCTCCTCCCCTTCGTGTAGAGAATTTCCGGACCCTTTTCAATCAACATATCCAGGACTCGAATTGCAGCATTCAGCAATCCACCCGGATTTCCCCGGAGATCTATGATATATTTGTTGACGCCTTGTGCTTTCAGGCTGGTCAATGCTTTCCTCATTTCAACGGGCGAATTTCTGGAGAATCGAGATAGTCTCACGTAGCCAATGTCGGTCCCGATAGTTCCGCTGTAGGAAACGTCTTTAACGGCAATATTGTCCCGGGTCAGCTCGAAGTCCAGTTCATCAGGTTCACCGAACCGTCGGATGGTGAGAACAACCATCGTCCCCTTCTTGCCCCTGATCCTTTTTGCCGCGTCGTTCAGGTTCATACTTTTCGTTAGCTCGTGGTCGATAGCCGTGATCCTGTCCCCCGGGAGAATGCCCGTCCGTTTTGCGGGAGAATCTTCCATCGGGGCGATGACCGTCAACGAATCGTCTCTCACCCCTAATTGGATTCCCACGCCGCCATATTCTCCCTTTGTGAGCACATCAAGCCCATCTCTCTCTTCCTTTTCGAGAAACGCGGAGTAGGGATCGAGCTTTTCGAGCATCCCCCTAATCCCGGCACTCGCAAGTTTTGCCGGGTCGATCTGATCGGCGTAATGGGTTATGATTCTCCTGTAAACTTCGTACACAAGTTTCCAGTTTTCCGAGATGTCCCTGTAAAGGTCTGACTTCCCTACCAGAAAGGAGATGAGTGTCAATCCCACCAGGCTTACCAGAACCGTCTTCTTGAAGAAATTCATTCTTATCATCTTTCCTTTTTCCGTAAAGATCCGGCTTTCTCCAGTTTCTGAACAATTTTTCGGTGAATAAGTTTCACATTCATCGCCCCGTCAACAACAATATATCTTTCAGGATTTTCCCGCGCAAGGGTTTGGTATCCATTTCTTACCCGCTGGAGAAAGGTGTCTCCTTCTTTCTCCATCCGGTCTGTCCCCTTTCCCCTTAGCCTTTCAAGGGCGGTTCGAACTGGAATATCCAGAAATATGGTCGCACCAGGAACCAACCGGGCGGTAGCAAACTCATTTATTTTCTTTAACCACTCGATGGGGAGACCCCGTCCATACCCCTGGTAGGCCAAGCTCGAATCGACAAACCGATCGCAAAGAACGGTGGTTTCCTTCTCAAGATTGGGCAAGATGACTTCATACGTCAGTTGAGCCCGGCTGGCGCTGAAGAGGATACTCTCTGTCACGGCATTCATGGATCTGTTCTCTGGATTGAGCAGGATATTCCTGATTTGTACGGAAATATGCGTCCCTCCCGGTTCTCCTACCAGAACCGAATCCTGTCCCCTCTCATCAAGAAAATCCCGGAGAAGTTCTGCCTGTGTCGACTTTCCGCAACCATCGATTCCTTCAAACGTGACAAGATGCCCTTTCATACTTTCACGTCCCACCTTCGGGAGTCTGAGGCGTGAAAGTGGACGTTAGGATCATCCTTTCCGATGACGAGAACAATCTCCCCACGCGGTTTCACCTTGCCAAAGTGGGCTTCGGCATCGCTGAGTGTCCCCCGGAAAACTTCTTCGTGCATTTTCGTTAACTCCCTGCAGACGGAGACAGGCCGGTCTCCCATTTGCAGCCGGCACTCTCTTATCGTCTTTGTCAATCTCTTAGGGGACTCAAAAATTATTACCGTTCTCTCTTCTCGAGCCAGCTGGGACAGTCTGGCACGTCTTCTCTTTTTCCTGGGAAGAAAACCTTCGAACACAAAGCGATCCGTCGGCAGTCCTGACAAGACGACCGCCGTCGTCAGGGCCGAAGGACCGGGAATGGAGGTTATGCCGATGCCGTCCCTTATGGCTTCCCTTATCAAACGGTATGCGGGATCGCTGATGCCCGGCGTTCCTGAATCTGTAACCATGGCAATTTGTTCGTTCCGTTTGAGTCTTTTCATGATCTGAGGAATCCTCACATCGCGATTATGCTCAAAATAACTCAACAAAGGTACTCTGATATCATAATGATTCAGCAACTTCCTGGTTCTGCGTGTGTCCTCTGCCACAACCAGATCGGCCGCCTTCAAAGTCTCCAGGGCGCGAAGCGTAATATCGGTGAGGTTTCCGATGGGTGTGGCGACAATATATAAGATGGATATGCTCCGGTATCCTCAGTTCTGGATCAAATCGACTGTCTTGCGTATGATCTCCATACCGAGGTCGATTTCGTTTCGCGAAATGTTTAGCGGTGGACGAAAACGGATGGACTTCTTCCCGCTGCCGAGAATGAAAGCACCGTCTTCCAGGATCAGCTGGAGGGCCCTGTCCCGAGCAGTCCCACGGGGCAGATCGAACGCACACATAAGCCCCCGACCACGAACATTCGATACACTTTCGGGAAAATCGGCCTGAAGTGACCTTAATTCGGCCAAAAGATACTCTCCTCTTGTTGAGGCAGCGTCAAGCAGATCTTCATCCCGCATAATCTCCAGGTACAGCGTGGATCGTACCATGTCGGTCAGGTTTCCCCCCCAGGTTGAGTTGATGCGGCTTGACTCCTTGAAAACATTGTCCCCGATGTCATCTATCCTGGCGGTAGAAACGAAACCACAAACCTGTGACTTCTTCCCAAAACACATCAGGTCGGGAACAACTTCGAAATGTTCCCACGCCCACATTTTTCCCGTAATCCCCATGCCCGTCTGGACCTCATCGAAAACGAGCATGATGTCGTTTTCATCACAAATGGTTCTCAATGAGTCCAGAAACTCCCCTCGAAAGTGATTATCACCCCCTTCCGCCTGGATGGGTTCTATGATCATGGAGGCGATATCTTCGCCATGTTCGTGAATCACCGATTTTATCTGATCAAGTGCCCTTTCTTCGAGCAACCTTACCCGTTCAGAGTTCTCCTCATTCAGGGGGAAGGTGATCTTCGGGTTCACAATCCGTGGCCAATCAAATTTTGGAAAGTACGCAGTTTTCCTTGGGTCTGCGGTGTTGGTGAGAGACAAGGTGTATCCCGTCCGTCCGTGGAAGCATTCTTCGAAATGGATAACTTTTGAGCCTATGTCG from Candidatus Neomarinimicrobiota bacterium harbors:
- a CDS encoding S41 family peptidase — its product is MIRMNFFKKTVLVSLVGLTLISFLVGKSDLYRDISENWKLVYEVYRRIITHYADQIDPAKLASAGIRGMLEKLDPYSAFLEKEERDGLDVLTKGEYGGVGIQLGVRDDSLTVIAPMEDSPAKRTGILPGDRITAIDHELTKSMNLNDAAKRIRGKKGTMVVLTIRRFGEPDELDFELTRDNIAVKDVSYSGTIGTDIGYVRLSRFSRNSPVEMRKALTSLKAQGVNKYIIDLRGNPGGLLNAAIRVLDMLIEKGPEILYTKGRSDEAEREFVSQTEPIVDSSMALTVLIDGGTASASEIVSGVVQDLDRGIIIGFKSFGKGLVQSVYPLDPERSLKLTTAKYYMPSGRLIQKPDYLDEEIMMGTAQEDSIFVTRKGREVRANGGITPDILLDRAIVPPPLTRECWRRGLFFKFATLYLLDNEMRIPVIIDDMILTQFREYVKSKDVRINMKGEKQFRSFISSLDSTVHENKRLEHSLNVLEKYFDDFEEATVDRFDVERESLSIGLEREFSSILGGNHARIASSFDDDPAILKAVEVLTDQVTYDNTLAPPGF
- the pheS gene encoding phenylalanine--tRNA ligase subunit alpha — translated: MPLLKQIEEAGREFAREVEQLDASMEALDSLRIRYLGRKGKIPSLFDQVPVQPKESRSEAGMILNNLKKEIEDRIAALRKVTVSKSETQPTHLDLNLPGDSVRFGTLHPVEHTMQDVKNIFTSIGFSVAYGPEIDDDYHNFEALNIPKHHPARDMQDTFYVSEDVVLRTHTSNTQIHIMEKEQPPLRVIVPGRVYRNEAVSVRSYCLFHQVEGLYINRSVSFAELKGTLEFFVGKFFGDDVKFRFRPSFFPFTEPSAEVDISCLLCGGSGCPACKNKGWVEILGCGMVDPEVFRHVGYDPEEWTGYAFGMGIEKLAMLKYQIDDIRLFFNSDVRFLRQFV
- the lat gene encoding L-lysine 6-transaminase — encoded protein: MTEGLTKSTTVAPRGVRQILQTYTPADGFDPIIALEKSHGSWIVDARDGREYLDLFTMFASMPVGYNHPRLLEATDRLATAAVNKPTNSDIYCTQLAEFVETFFEVAIRGFFKYGFFIEGGALGVENALKSAFDWKVKKNLAKDGKAADIGSKVIHFEECFHGRTGYTLSLTNTADPRKTAYFPKFDWPRIVNPKITFPLNEENSERVRLLEERALDQIKSVIHEHGEDIASMIIEPIQAEGGDNHFRGEFLDSLRTICDENDIMLVFDEVQTGMGITGKMWAWEHFEVVPDLMCFGKKSQVCGFVSTARIDDIGDNVFKESSRINSTWGGNLTDMVRSTLYLEIMRDEDLLDAASTRGEYLLAELRSLQADFPESVSNVRGRGLMCAFDLPRGTARDRALQLILEDGAFILGSGKKSIRFRPPLNISRNEIDLGMEIIRKTVDLIQN
- the rpmI gene encoding 50S ribosomal protein L35, producing the protein MPKMKTRRGAAKRFSVTKTGVIRKNKANRTHLLKKKSPNRKRQLRRKNNVSLADKNRVRKMLGI
- a CDS encoding cell division protein ZapA yields the protein MVRVSIFGQEYTVKAKADSNYIADVASYVDKEMREVEESLSSTQSGTRIAILAAMSITDDLFSVRRDRDSVVEQVEDKAATLVEFIDETMVLS
- the rplT gene encoding 50S ribosomal protein L20, with amino-acid sequence MTRVSSSVARKKRHKKILKKAKGYYGARSRLYKTAKDAVDRAMLYNYRDRRLRRRNFRRLWITRINAAARLNGTSYSRLLFDLKAKNIEINRKMLAHLAVHEPDAFTAIVRAASGK
- the thrS gene encoding threonine--tRNA ligase, whose translation is MTKNAFAVKVNGELRDWNRVLEADSELEVVTANSEEGHHLLLHSTAHLMAQAVKELFPDAKITIGPAIENRFYYDFDVDQSFSEEDLARIEKRMRELSDEDLYVERRVLSKEEAIKLFGDLGETYKLEMIDEFEDGEVISAYSQGKFIDLCRGPHLPSTGLIKHFQLLNTAGAYWRGDENNPMLQRIYGTAFPTGEELEGYLELLRKARERDHRKLGKELSLFMFHRYSPGSPFFLPKGTVIYNELVRFIRELYREYHYQEVISPEIYDVELWKTSGHWDLFRDYMYHVKLGKRDFGLKPMNCPAHTLFYSSELRSYRDLPIRLADFGRLHRSEKAGVISGLTRVRSFSQDDSHIFCTRKQVAREMDSLLEMFEKAFEPFGFEKTEVVLSTRPEKALGDKELWDEAETLLEKILTEHGIDYLVEPGEGAFYGPKIDFNVRDALQRYHQLSTFQLDLTLPERFELTYVDEDGRDKRPVMIHRALLGSLERFIGVYIEHCGGDFPLWLAPVQVVVLPVSDKSSDYAMGVKQKLFDAGLRVEIDSRPDKIGARIRQAELQKVNVMLIVGEAEAKGQTVSVRRRFLGDLGQKKTDTLIRQLVAEIEDKRRVKEST
- the pheT gene encoding phenylalanine--tRNA ligase subunit beta, which produces MIVSIDWLREFVDISLEPDKVADLLTDAGLESDVVIQGKALDIEITPNRPDCMSHLGIAREIAVLTDRKLKYPELILEESSDLASDLIKVEIEIAEKCPRYACRIVRNVKVGVSPSWMKDRLEIVGLRAINNIVDVSNYVLMEMGHPLHTFDLGRIAGGKIVVRTAKKGETLVTLEGEDRTLSEEHLLICDANNPVALAGIMGGENSEVSEATKNVLIESAYFDPVTVRKGAKSFGLRTEASKRFERGTDYEGLLRALDRTAALLAETAGGEVLKGVVDVYPLQKEPPRIHFRHENASAIAGIDFKPEFVRKTFKGLEISFSESPGGYECKAPTFRPDLLRPVDLTEELARVYGYNRIVPDFSYKGWLGNDVGDPLTDITGLKRFFAGLGFNETVTNSLLSPKQVEGFFAEKAVRLQNPLSTEMSLLRTSLFPGLFASVAFNLRRGEHNLAFFEHGDTFVRDKSSQTGCAEREEFGGVMCGEKSPKQWRREPLKNDFFALKGYLESLSRFLRLHDYRFVPLPHDTFFSPGLALATGDGPSVCQFGRFPGSILANFDIEIDVWGFALTLETVRKIRSQPFRHVGASQYPGISRDLSFMVKSDISAGDMESLLRESGTRTLRRVSIYDLYEGDQVEEGHKSLTFNLFFQKTDRTLTDEEVDGIISKIISKASKDLDAKLR
- the tmk gene encoding dTMP kinase, with the protein product MKGHLVTFEGIDGCGKSTQAELLRDFLDERGQDSVLVGEPGGTHISVQIRNILLNPENRSMNAVTESILFSASRAQLTYEVILPNLEKETTVLCDRFVDSSLAYQGYGRGLPIEWLKKINEFATARLVPGATIFLDIPVRTALERLRGKGTDRMEKEGDTFLQRVRNGYQTLARENPERYIVVDGAMNVKLIHRKIVQKLEKAGSLRKKER
- the rsmI gene encoding 16S rRNA (cytidine(1402)-2'-O)-methyltransferase, whose product is MSILYIVATPIGNLTDITLRALETLKAADLVVAEDTRRTRKLLNHYDIRVPLLSYFEHNRDVRIPQIMKRLKRNEQIAMVTDSGTPGISDPAYRLIREAIRDGIGITSIPGPSALTTAVVLSGLPTDRFVFEGFLPRKKRRRARLSQLAREERTVIIFESPKRLTKTIRECRLQMGDRPVSVCRELTKMHEEVFRGTLSDAEAHFGKVKPRGEIVLVIGKDDPNVHFHASDSRRWDVKV
- the infC gene encoding translation initiation factor IF-3 translates to MDINKIRINHRIRASELRLIAEDGEQLGIVPLDEALQTAQKAGLDLVEVAPNAKPPVARLIDYGKLKYDQKKKDHESKKRQHVIRIKEVRFRPRIDDNDFETKIRNATRFLAEGFKVKITIMYRGREMARQDLGEDLLKRIQAALDGVAEIEKRGELEGRRFSIMMAPKSGS